GGGATGTTCAGTTGATCGGTCAACATCTGTCCGAGCGGTGGGAATTCGCTTCGGTCGATCTGTGTATCGTTATCCCAAAGTCGTGATCGCATGAAGGCCTTTGCACAGTGTAGGAAGACCTCCTCCACATGCACCTGTATGCACGATATAGGAGGATTCTTCTCCGAAGCGAAATGAACCAATAGCTCGGCATCCGTCCGGATTTCTGCATGGCCATTCAGGCGTAAGGTCTCATCCATTCCGGGAATGAGAAAGAGCGATGCGATCCTGCCTGTCTGTAGGATGTTGGTCAAGCTATCCAGTCTGTTGTTTCCCTTGGCATCAGGGACCAGCAGGGTCTGCTCATCGACTACGTGTATGAATCCCGGCCTTCCCCCACGAGGCGATGCATCCAGTCGTCCCGATGAGTCATAGGTGGCAATGATGGCAAATGGGCAGCGCTGGATGAAGCGGGTAGCATGAGGGTCCAGCCGAGGTAGGCACTTCTTAGCGGCCCGCTCCGAAGGCTGTTTGTACAATGCGCGCAATTCCTGCTCTGTTTCTATCTTCATGATTGCGCTACGCTTTTTCCTTCTTCAGCAAAGGCCTTGAAATTGGTCAGGTATTTCATGGACTGTTTCTTGAACATACCCGGCATGAGCCATCCCATGACTTTCATGAATCCTTTGAATTTGAACTCGACATCCCCTTCCCACCGAGTCCGATCTGGTCCTAATTCGATGAATCTGTTCTGCACTAGGTTCCAGGTGCCGTCCATCTCATAGGTGCCATCGAATCTCTCGGGGAGATCCTTATGGG
The DNA window shown above is from Flavobacteriales bacterium and carries:
- a CDS encoding pyridoxamine 5'-phosphate oxidase family protein, which encodes MMKIETEQELRALYKQPSERAAKKCLPRLDPHATRFIQRCPFAIIATYDSSGRLDASPRGGRPGFIHVVDEQTLLVPDAKGNNRLDSLTNILQTGRIASLFLIPGMDETLRLNGHAEIRTDAELLVHFASEKNPPISCIQVHVEEVFLHCAKAFMRSRLWDNDTQIDRSEFPPLGQMLTDQLNIPNTESDEEMLERYKKEL
- a CDS encoding SRPBCC family protein → MKYHVAIDLDLSRDKVIELFMNGENAYHWQEGLESMHVIEGQPGEVGSKTELHFKLGKREITLLETITHKDLPERFDGTYEMDGTWNLVQNRFIELGPDRTRWEGDVEFKFKGFMKVMGWLMPGMFKKQSMKYLTNFKAFAEEGKSVAQS